A single Sphingopyxis chilensis DNA region contains:
- a CDS encoding M13 family metallopeptidase — protein sequence MNSFTSSVAGLAIAAALIAAPALAKDVSPGMAPIAPSGDAGAGGASPDGSLKALTFGKWGVDLGARDMSVKPGDDFDKYANGDWFARTEIPADQASAGVGYDVYNLTQRQLRQLVTSAPATSQVGGLYQSFMDEARVEALGTKPLMADVAAVTAIKDKKAMARFMGGTQGTFGSTIVSGGPYADTADPTVNVLWLGQAGLGLPERDYYLSDSFKPQRDAYRAYIARMMKMVGNADPEKAADAIMAFEIEIAKVSWAIADRRDIGKINNPMSSEELAAYAPGLDWSAWFAGAGIAPQKRIIVNEKTAVRDIAALYARTPLDTIKLWQQFHVADNAAPYLDKAFVDSRFEYTKALSGVGELRPRWKRGLTLVDGSLGELVGETYSSQYFPASAKAKMEVLVANLKLAMGDRIRANSWMAPATKEAALAKLAKMEVMVGYPDKWRDYSALKIDPADLYGNVKRSSAFEYAYALSDLNQPVDRKKWAMNPQEVNAYNGGLENKIVFPAGILQAPYFSESVDDAVNYGAVGAVIGHEITHGFDDQGRKIDAEGAVRDWWTPEDAARFDAQAKAFGAQYATYEAAPGAFINPDLTMGENIADLAGLEVAYDAYHRSLNGKEAPVIDGLTGDQRFFLAFAQAWRDKAREDAIKQQVASDPHSPARWRIIGPVRNVDAWYKAFGVEAGAKYYLAPEARTKIW from the coding sequence ATGAATAGTTTCACTTCGAGCGTCGCGGGACTTGCGATCGCGGCGGCGCTGATTGCGGCGCCGGCCTTGGCGAAAGATGTCAGTCCGGGAATGGCACCCATCGCGCCGAGCGGAGACGCGGGTGCGGGAGGTGCTTCGCCGGACGGTTCGCTGAAGGCGCTGACGTTCGGAAAATGGGGCGTCGACCTGGGCGCGCGCGACATGTCGGTGAAGCCGGGGGACGATTTCGACAAATATGCGAACGGTGACTGGTTCGCCCGAACCGAGATTCCGGCGGATCAGGCGTCGGCGGGGGTCGGCTATGACGTCTATAATCTGACCCAGCGCCAGCTCCGCCAGCTTGTTACGAGCGCGCCGGCGACGAGTCAGGTCGGCGGTCTCTATCAGAGCTTCATGGACGAGGCGCGGGTCGAGGCATTGGGCACCAAGCCGTTGATGGCTGACGTGGCCGCAGTCACCGCGATCAAAGATAAAAAAGCAATGGCGCGCTTCATGGGCGGCACGCAGGGCACCTTCGGTTCGACGATTGTCAGCGGTGGGCCCTATGCTGACACCGCCGATCCGACGGTCAATGTCCTGTGGCTGGGGCAAGCGGGGCTGGGGCTTCCCGAGCGCGATTATTATCTGAGCGACAGCTTCAAACCGCAGCGTGACGCCTATCGCGCCTATATCGCCCGCATGATGAAGATGGTGGGCAACGCCGACCCCGAAAAGGCGGCCGACGCGATCATGGCGTTCGAAATCGAGATCGCGAAGGTCAGCTGGGCAATCGCCGACCGCCGCGACATCGGCAAGATCAACAATCCGATGTCTTCGGAGGAACTCGCCGCCTACGCGCCGGGGCTCGACTGGTCCGCCTGGTTCGCAGGGGCGGGTATCGCGCCGCAAAAGCGGATCATCGTCAACGAAAAGACGGCGGTTCGCGATATCGCCGCGCTTTATGCCAGGACGCCGCTCGACACGATCAAGCTGTGGCAGCAGTTCCACGTCGCCGACAATGCCGCGCCCTATCTCGACAAGGCGTTCGTCGACAGCCGTTTCGAATATACGAAGGCGCTCAGCGGCGTGGGCGAGCTGCGCCCACGTTGGAAGCGCGGCCTGACGCTGGTGGACGGCAGCCTCGGCGAATTGGTCGGCGAGACCTATTCAAGCCAATATTTTCCGGCGAGCGCCAAGGCGAAGATGGAAGTGCTCGTCGCGAATTTGAAACTGGCTATGGGCGATCGCATTCGAGCCAACAGCTGGATGGCACCGGCCACCAAAGAGGCCGCTTTGGCGAAACTTGCCAAAATGGAAGTGATGGTGGGCTATCCCGACAAATGGCGCGACTATTCGGCGCTGAAGATCGATCCCGCCGATCTCTATGGCAATGTCAAACGCAGTTCGGCCTTCGAATATGCCTATGCGCTGTCGGACCTGAACCAGCCCGTCGATCGCAAGAAATGGGCGATGAACCCGCAAGAAGTGAACGCATACAACGGCGGTCTGGAGAACAAGATCGTGTTTCCGGCTGGCATCCTGCAGGCGCCCTATTTCAGCGAAAGCGTCGACGATGCGGTCAATTACGGCGCGGTCGGCGCGGTTATCGGCCACGAGATAACGCATGGTTTCGACGATCAGGGCCGCAAGATCGATGCCGAGGGCGCGGTGCGCGACTGGTGGACGCCCGAGGACGCGGCGCGTTTCGATGCGCAGGCCAAGGCATTCGGCGCGCAATATGCGACATATGAGGCCGCGCCCGGCGCCTTTATCAATCCCGACCTGACGATGGGAGAGAATATCGCCGACCTTGCCGGGCTTGAGGTCGCCTATGATGCCTATCACCGCTCGCTGAACGGCAAGGAGGCCCCGGTGATCGACGGGCTGACCGGCGATCAGCGTTTCTTCCTCGCCTTTGCGCAGGCGTGGCGCGACAAGGCGCGCGAGGATGCGATCAAGCAGCAGGTGGCGAGCGACCCGCACAGTCCCGCGCGCTGGCGCATCATCGGGCCGGTGCGCAACGTCGACGCGTGGTACAAGGCGTTCGGCGTCGAGGCGGGGGCCAAATATTACCTGGCGCCCGAGGCACGCACGAAGATCTGGTAG
- a CDS encoding valine--tRNA ligase has translation MPMEKTFDPAAIEAKWAHEWESRGLFRPARPDATPFTIVNPPPNVTGALHIGHALDNTLQDVLVRYERLRGKDALWIVGMDHAGIATQMVVERQLNERQQKRTDFTRDEFVDKVWEWKATSGGQITRQLRRLGCSMDWSREQFTMDPHFTRAVVKVFVDLHKKGLIYRDKRLVNWDPALKTAISDLEVESHEVPGHMWHFKYPLADGETYTYVERDADGNVLFEEERDYISIATTRPETMLGDGAVAVHPDDERYRPIVGKYCEIPVGPKEHRRLIPIITDEYPDPHFGSGAVKITGAHDENDYGVAQRNGIPMYRLMDEVAAMRADGPPYAEAAARAVEIARGATATPAEIDALNLVPEEYRGLDRYEARGRVVADIDAEGLMVKVEDKLIMQPFGDRGGVVIEPMLTDQWYVDAKTLAQPPIQAVRDGRINIVPKTWEKTFFNWMENIQPWCVSRQLWWGHRIPAWYAEDGRIFVAETEEEAQAEAGAGVALTRDEDVLDTWFSSALWPFATLGWPENSELLKRHYPNDVLISGFDILFFWDARMAMQGMEFMGDVPWKTLYLHGLVRAPDGAKMSKSKGNVVDPLGLIDQYGADALRFFMSAMESQGRDIKMDDARLAGYRNFATKLWNAARFCEANGISASTSFEAPAATLPVNRWIIGEVAATVAAMESAFAAYRFDEAANAIYSFAWDRFCDWYLELIKGSIDDETKAVAGWVLDQILVMLHPFMPFITEELWTGLGDRADYPLITAKWPTPNAAHDADASADIDWLIKLVSELRTAKAELGLPPGARLTAHFPVSLKRRTDKLAAQLDRLARLETVSFDLAPAGAAAQLVVEGETITVPLEGVIDIASERDRLTKALAAATKERDGLAGRLNNASFVERAKPEAVEKARVDHAAKEAEADRLTAALARLG, from the coding sequence ATGCCGATGGAAAAAACATTCGATCCCGCCGCTATCGAGGCGAAATGGGCCCATGAATGGGAAAGCCGTGGACTCTTCCGTCCCGCGCGCCCCGACGCGACACCCTTCACGATCGTCAACCCGCCGCCGAACGTCACCGGCGCGCTGCATATCGGCCATGCGCTCGACAATACGCTGCAGGACGTGCTCGTCCGCTACGAGCGGCTGCGCGGCAAGGATGCCCTCTGGATCGTCGGGATGGACCATGCCGGCATCGCGACGCAGATGGTTGTCGAGCGCCAGCTCAACGAACGCCAGCAAAAGCGCACCGACTTCACGCGCGACGAGTTCGTCGACAAGGTCTGGGAATGGAAGGCGACCAGCGGCGGCCAGATTACCCGCCAGCTCCGCCGTCTCGGCTGCTCGATGGACTGGTCGCGCGAGCAGTTCACGATGGATCCGCATTTCACGCGTGCGGTGGTCAAGGTATTCGTCGACCTCCACAAGAAGGGTCTGATCTACCGCGACAAGCGCCTGGTGAACTGGGATCCCGCGCTCAAGACCGCGATCTCCGACCTCGAAGTCGAATCGCACGAAGTGCCGGGCCATATGTGGCATTTCAAATATCCGCTCGCGGATGGCGAAACCTACACCTATGTCGAGCGCGACGCCGACGGCAATGTCTTGTTCGAGGAAGAGCGCGACTATATTTCGATCGCGACGACGCGCCCCGAAACGATGCTCGGCGACGGCGCCGTTGCGGTGCATCCCGACGACGAGCGCTATCGGCCTATCGTGGGCAAATATTGCGAAATCCCCGTCGGGCCCAAGGAACATCGCCGCCTGATCCCGATCATCACCGACGAATATCCCGATCCGCATTTCGGGTCGGGCGCGGTCAAGATCACCGGCGCGCATGACGAAAACGACTATGGCGTCGCGCAACGCAACGGCATTCCGATGTATCGCCTGATGGACGAAGTCGCCGCGATGCGCGCCGATGGTCCACCCTACGCCGAAGCCGCCGCGCGCGCGGTCGAAATCGCCAGGGGCGCGACCGCGACCCCGGCCGAAATCGACGCGCTCAACCTCGTTCCCGAAGAATATCGCGGGCTCGATCGTTATGAAGCGCGGGGGCGCGTCGTCGCCGACATCGATGCCGAAGGGCTGATGGTCAAGGTCGAGGACAAGCTGATCATGCAGCCGTTCGGCGACCGTGGCGGCGTCGTGATCGAGCCGATGCTGACCGACCAATGGTATGTCGACGCCAAGACGCTGGCGCAGCCGCCGATTCAGGCGGTGCGCGACGGGCGCATCAACATCGTCCCCAAGACGTGGGAAAAGACCTTCTTCAACTGGATGGAAAATATCCAGCCCTGGTGCGTCTCGCGTCAGCTGTGGTGGGGGCACCGGATTCCGGCGTGGTACGCCGAGGACGGCCGCATCTTTGTCGCTGAAACCGAGGAAGAGGCGCAAGCCGAAGCGGGCGCCGGTGTCGCCCTGACCCGCGACGAGGACGTCCTCGACACCTGGTTCTCCTCCGCCCTCTGGCCCTTCGCAACGCTCGGCTGGCCCGAGAATAGCGAACTGCTGAAGCGCCATTACCCCAATGACGTGCTCATCTCCGGCTTCGACATCCTCTTCTTCTGGGATGCCCGCATGGCGATGCAGGGGATGGAGTTCATGGGCGACGTGCCGTGGAAGACGCTCTACCTCCACGGCCTCGTCCGCGCGCCCGACGGCGCGAAGATGTCGAAGTCGAAGGGCAATGTCGTCGACCCGCTCGGGCTGATCGACCAGTACGGCGCCGACGCGCTGCGCTTTTTCATGTCGGCGATGGAAAGCCAGGGCCGCGACATCAAGATGGATGACGCCCGCCTCGCCGGCTATCGCAACTTCGCGACCAAGCTGTGGAACGCCGCGCGTTTCTGCGAAGCCAACGGCATTTCGGCCTCGACCAGCTTCGAGGCGCCCGCCGCGACGCTCCCGGTCAACCGCTGGATCATCGGCGAGGTCGCCGCGACCGTCGCCGCGATGGAAAGTGCCTTCGCCGCCTATCGTTTCGACGAGGCCGCGAATGCGATCTACAGCTTCGCGTGGGACCGTTTCTGCGACTGGTATCTCGAACTGATCAAAGGGTCGATCGACGACGAGACGAAGGCGGTCGCGGGCTGGGTGCTCGACCAGATCCTCGTCATGCTCCACCCGTTCATGCCGTTCATCACGGAAGAGCTGTGGACCGGGCTTGGCGATCGCGCCGACTATCCGCTGATCACCGCCAAATGGCCCACGCCGAACGCCGCGCACGATGCCGACGCCAGCGCCGACATCGACTGGCTGATCAAGCTCGTCAGCGAATTGCGGACTGCCAAGGCCGAGCTTGGTCTGCCGCCGGGCGCGCGCCTGACCGCGCATTTCCCGGTGTCGCTCAAGCGCCGCACCGACAAGCTCGCCGCGCAGCTCGACCGCCTCGCACGTCTTGAGACGGTCAGCTTCGACCTCGCCCCCGCGGGCGCCGCGGCGCAGCTCGTCGTCGAGGGCGAGACGATCACCGTGCCGCTCGAGGGCGTCATCGACATCGCCTCCGAACGCGACCGGCTGACCAAGGCGCTCGCCGCCGCGACGAAAGAACGCGATGGCCTCGCCGGCCGCCTGAACAACGCGTCCTTCGTCGAACGCGCCAAGCCCGAAGCGGTCGAAAAGGCGCGCGTCGACCACGCCGCCAAGGAAGCCGAAGCCGACCGCCTGACCGCCGCACTGGCGCGGCTGGGGTGA
- a CDS encoding MATE family efflux transporter: MDLTQGPITKTLILFALPTLASNILQTLSGSVNSIWVGQFLGEGALAATANANIIMFLMFGAFFGFGMAATVLIGQSIGRGDIDAARRATGGVIGLALIFSIVIAIVGWFASDQILRWLETPPEAFGLAHDYLRVTFLAVPASMLSVTLMMASRGAGDAVTPLRFMILAVVLDIVFNPVLILGLGPFPRLGIAGSALATALAGTISLAGMIGWFYAKNHVLRLRGRELSYLLPKWSELRFIIGRGLPMGAQMLVISGAGLVMVGLVNREGLVTAAAYGATLQLWNYIQMPALAVGAAVSSMAAQNIGAGRWDRVSSVTNSGIAINLAMTGVLIALLLAFDRAALALFLGGESPAIDVARNIQLIATWTFLPFGTTIVLISTLRANGSVVPPLVILFLSMFPIRLGIYYFGYPAVGSDILWWSFPLSSLSSLAMAWAIYKRGGWRRALPRSGGG, from the coding sequence ATGGACCTGACCCAGGGGCCGATCACCAAGACGCTGATCCTCTTCGCGCTGCCGACGCTCGCGTCGAACATTCTCCAGACGCTGTCGGGATCGGTGAACTCGATCTGGGTCGGGCAATTCCTCGGCGAGGGCGCGCTCGCCGCGACCGCCAACGCCAATATCATCATGTTTCTGATGTTCGGCGCCTTCTTCGGCTTCGGCATGGCGGCCACGGTGTTGATTGGGCAGTCGATCGGGCGCGGCGATATCGACGCTGCGCGGCGCGCGACCGGCGGCGTGATCGGCCTTGCGCTGATCTTTTCGATCGTCATCGCGATTGTCGGCTGGTTCGCGTCGGACCAGATATTGCGTTGGCTCGAGACCCCGCCCGAAGCCTTCGGGCTCGCGCATGATTATCTCCGCGTCACCTTCCTCGCGGTTCCCGCGTCGATGCTATCGGTGACGCTGATGATGGCCTCGCGCGGCGCGGGCGATGCCGTGACGCCGCTCCGCTTCATGATCCTCGCGGTCGTGCTCGACATCGTCTTCAACCCCGTGCTGATCCTCGGCCTCGGCCCCTTCCCGCGCCTGGGGATCGCGGGCAGCGCGCTCGCGACTGCGCTCGCCGGGACGATCAGCCTCGCGGGCATGATCGGCTGGTTCTACGCGAAGAACCATGTTCTCCGCCTGCGCGGCCGCGAACTGTCATACCTTCTTCCCAAATGGAGCGAGCTGCGCTTCATCATCGGGCGCGGCCTGCCGATGGGCGCGCAGATGCTCGTCATCTCGGGCGCCGGACTCGTGATGGTCGGGCTCGTCAACCGCGAGGGGCTCGTCACCGCCGCAGCCTATGGCGCGACATTGCAGCTCTGGAACTATATCCAGATGCCCGCGCTCGCGGTCGGCGCGGCGGTCAGTTCGATGGCGGCGCAGAATATCGGCGCCGGGCGCTGGGACCGCGTATCCTCGGTGACGAACAGCGGCATCGCGATCAACCTCGCGATGACCGGCGTGCTCATCGCGCTCCTCCTGGCGTTCGACCGTGCCGCGCTCGCGCTGTTCCTCGGCGGCGAAAGCCCGGCGATCGACGTTGCGCGCAATATCCAGCTGATCGCGACCTGGACTTTCCTGCCCTTCGGCACGACGATCGTGCTCATCAGCACCTTGCGCGCCAACGGCTCGGTCGTGCCGCCGCTCGTCATCCTGTTCCTGTCGATGTTCCCGATCCGCCTCGGCATCTATTATTTCGGCTATCCCGCGGTCGGCAGCGACATCCTCTGGTGGAGCTTCCCGCTGTCGTCGCTCTCCTCGCTGGCGATGGCATGGGCCATATACAAGCGTGGCGGCTGGCGCCGGGCATTGCCTCGGTCCGGGGGCGGCTAA
- a CDS encoding LytR/AlgR family response regulator transcription factor: MIQTLRTLIVDDEPLAIERLQILAGQQDGISLVGTASDGASALRMVDALAPDLVLCDIAMPDLNGLEVAAAIEGMDNPPAIVFVTAFDRYAVAAFDVAAVDYLLKPVSPDRLARALSRVREWRSTERAPAQKSKWINEFWVQNRGEMLRIDAGQVDLIEAERDYMRLHVGGRSWLIHQTIKSLEARMNPDQFMRIHRSKMIRREGIVGLKHHGDGAWSVDLGEGGVHRIGRTYLHDVKAIMHV, from the coding sequence ATGATCCAGACCTTGCGCACCCTGATCGTCGATGACGAACCGCTGGCGATCGAGCGCCTGCAAATCCTCGCCGGGCAACAGGACGGCATTTCGCTCGTCGGCACCGCCAGCGACGGCGCCTCGGCGCTGCGCATGGTCGATGCGCTCGCACCCGACCTGGTGCTCTGCGACATCGCGATGCCCGATCTCAACGGGCTGGAGGTCGCCGCCGCGATCGAGGGCATGGACAATCCGCCCGCGATCGTCTTCGTCACCGCCTTCGACCGTTATGCGGTCGCGGCGTTCGACGTCGCCGCGGTCGACTATCTGCTCAAGCCCGTGTCGCCCGACCGCCTCGCCCGCGCGCTCTCCCGCGTCCGCGAATGGCGCTCGACCGAGCGGGCGCCGGCGCAAAAAAGCAAGTGGATCAACGAATTCTGGGTCCAAAACCGCGGCGAGATGCTGCGAATCGACGCCGGCCAGGTCGATCTGATCGAGGCCGAACGCGACTATATGCGCCTGCACGTCGGCGGCCGCAGTTGGCTCATTCACCAGACGATCAAATCGCTGGAAGCACGGATGAACCCCGACCAGTTCATGCGCATCCACCGGTCAAAGATGATCCGCCGCGAAGGCATTGTCGGATTGAAGCATCATGGCGACGGGGCGTGGAGCGTCGACCTTGGCGAGGGTGGCGTCCATCGTATCGGACGCACCTATCTCCATGACGTCAAGGCGATCATGCACGTCTAA
- a CDS encoding sensor histidine kinase — protein sequence MNVTNRKDALRDQRAKMLAAAPDWRASDARVNPRVAIGSIIAMWLIYFLITTGLAMLTGAPEQWSYAGRRAIVVVAGILCTFVLYQLLQRAQPQSFGARLAAAMGAAIPLVVVYATINLLVFFYWFPAPDTAKIIEEVQSKFPVAWEMVLILDSSIRWYFFFAVWAALYVAFGYANEMRAVERRANHFRMEAQTAQLRALHYQVNPHFLFNTLNSLSTLVLKGSKSEAETMIMNLSSFLRSSLAVDPEQLVSLDEEIALQRLYLDIEQTRFPDRLQVEVTMPDELKNACVPVLILQPIIENAIKYGVSPSKGRIAIRLDASAEYGLLIVRVENDIDPKAPVPASGTGLGLGNVRERLLTRYGPTAGCEWGKSDSGGFVVSLWLPLAREAC from the coding sequence ATGAATGTGACAAACCGCAAAGACGCGCTGCGCGACCAGCGCGCGAAAATGCTGGCCGCCGCGCCCGACTGGCGCGCATCCGACGCGCGCGTCAATCCGCGCGTCGCGATCGGGTCGATCATTGCCATGTGGCTGATCTATTTCCTGATCACCACCGGCCTCGCCATGCTGACCGGCGCGCCCGAACAATGGTCTTATGCGGGCCGCCGCGCGATCGTCGTCGTCGCGGGAATATTGTGCACCTTCGTCCTCTACCAGTTGCTCCAGCGCGCCCAGCCGCAAAGCTTCGGCGCACGCCTTGCCGCCGCGATGGGCGCCGCGATCCCGCTGGTCGTCGTCTATGCGACGATCAACCTGCTCGTCTTCTTCTATTGGTTCCCCGCGCCCGACACGGCAAAGATCATAGAGGAAGTGCAATCGAAATTCCCAGTGGCGTGGGAAATGGTGTTGATCCTCGACAGTTCGATCCGCTGGTATTTCTTTTTCGCGGTCTGGGCCGCGCTCTATGTCGCCTTCGGCTACGCCAATGAAATGCGGGCGGTCGAACGGCGCGCCAATCATTTCCGCATGGAGGCGCAGACCGCGCAGCTCCGTGCCTTGCATTATCAGGTCAATCCGCATTTCCTGTTCAACACGCTCAATTCGCTATCGACGCTGGTGCTGAAGGGGTCGAAGAGCGAGGCCGAGACGATGATCATGAACCTCTCGTCCTTCCTCCGCTCAAGCCTTGCGGTCGATCCCGAACAACTCGTCAGCCTCGACGAGGAGATCGCGCTCCAGCGTCTCTATCTCGATATCGAACAGACGCGCTTTCCCGACCGGCTCCAGGTCGAGGTGACGATGCCCGACGAGTTGAAAAACGCCTGCGTGCCGGTGCTGATCCTGCAGCCGATCATCGAAAATGCGATCAAATATGGTGTTTCGCCCAGCAAGGGCCGAATCGCGATTCGCCTCGACGCCAGTGCCGAATATGGTCTGCTCATAGTGCGCGTCGAGAACGACATCGACCCCAAGGCGCCCGTCCCCGCTTCGGGTACTGGGCTCGGGCTCGGCAATGTTCGCGAACGCCTGCTGACGCGCTATGGCCCCACTGCGGGCTGCGAATGGGGCAAATCGGATAGTGGCGGCTTTGTCGTTTCGCTCTGGCTGCCGCTGGCACGGGAGGCTTGTTGA
- a CDS encoding BCCT family transporter: MKHPLNRPVFFTPLAVLLAAVGLSLWQGPAVVAAETTVNDWILGNFSPLFAWAGIGFLALLACIALSPLGGRVIGETGAIPILSRWRWFAVTLCTTIATGILFWGAAEPLFHLNDPPAMLGLEPGSDAAATFAMSTMFLHWTLTPYAIYTVAGLAFALVYYNRREPFSLSSLFVPLIGQRAHGPVGTGIDILCLYALVAGMAASLGAGVLALAGGIEGLGGFRGGDPLRWAIAGTIVATFVGSAALGLQRGITRLSLLNVWLFLAILLFVLLAAPTGRLLTLGLVGAADYAVTFLPRSLGADVDPDWHRQWTIFNWGNWFAWAPVTALFLGRLAVGYTVRAFILFNLLLPALFGAVWMVVIAGTTIALDQGSGGELYAVLTSVGPDPLLYRLFSQLGGGSPVLALLIGAIFLSYVTAADSNVSAMSALSTHGISPETPEAPLAIKIVWGVAVGLVATILVAASGIDGIRMMSVLGGFPALFIIVGAALSLTVMAVRGRREAAPAQS, translated from the coding sequence TTGAAACATCCGCTCAATCGCCCGGTATTTTTCACGCCGCTGGCGGTGCTTCTCGCCGCCGTCGGCCTCAGCCTGTGGCAGGGACCGGCGGTTGTCGCGGCCGAGACAACGGTCAACGACTGGATCCTCGGCAACTTCTCGCCGCTCTTCGCCTGGGCCGGGATCGGCTTTCTGGCGCTTCTCGCCTGTATCGCGCTCTCGCCGCTCGGCGGGCGGGTCATCGGTGAGACCGGCGCCATCCCCATCCTTTCGCGCTGGCGCTGGTTCGCGGTGACGCTCTGCACGACCATCGCGACCGGCATTCTCTTCTGGGGCGCGGCCGAGCCGCTGTTCCACCTCAACGATCCCCCCGCTATGCTGGGGCTCGAACCCGGCAGCGACGCCGCCGCGACCTTCGCGATGTCAACGATGTTCCTGCATTGGACGCTGACGCCCTATGCCATCTATACCGTTGCCGGACTCGCCTTCGCGCTCGTCTATTACAACCGCCGCGAACCCTTCAGCCTGTCATCGCTCTTCGTCCCCCTGATCGGACAGCGCGCGCACGGCCCCGTCGGGACGGGCATCGACATCCTCTGCCTCTACGCGCTCGTCGCAGGAATGGCGGCCTCGCTCGGCGCCGGCGTGCTCGCACTCGCGGGCGGGATCGAAGGGCTCGGTGGATTTCGCGGCGGCGACCCGCTTCGGTGGGCGATCGCAGGAACGATCGTGGCGACGTTCGTCGGCTCCGCCGCCCTCGGACTCCAGCGCGGCATAACCCGCCTTTCGCTCCTGAATGTCTGGCTGTTCTTGGCGATCCTGTTGTTCGTGCTTTTGGCGGCGCCCACCGGACGGCTCCTCACGCTGGGGCTTGTCGGCGCCGCCGACTATGCCGTCACCTTCCTGCCGCGCAGCCTCGGCGCAGATGTCGATCCCGATTGGCACCGGCAATGGACGATCTTCAACTGGGGAAACTGGTTCGCCTGGGCGCCGGTCACCGCGCTCTTCCTCGGCCGGCTGGCGGTCGGCTATACCGTGCGCGCCTTCATTCTGTTCAATCTCTTGCTCCCGGCGTTGTTCGGCGCGGTGTGGATGGTCGTTATCGCCGGCACGACAATCGCGCTCGACCAGGGATCGGGCGGAGAACTCTATGCCGTGCTCACCAGCGTCGGCCCCGACCCCCTGCTCTATCGCCTGTTCAGCCAGCTCGGCGGGGGTTCGCCGGTGCTCGCGCTGCTGATCGGCGCGATCTTCCTTTCCTATGTTACCGCTGCCGACAGCAACGTCTCGGCAATGAGCGCGCTGTCGACGCATGGTATTTCGCCCGAAACCCCCGAAGCACCGCTGGCGATCAAGATCGTCTGGGGCGTTGCAGTCGGGCTCGTGGCGACCATCCTGGTTGCCGCGTCGGGCATCGACGGCATCCGGATGATGTCGGTGCTCGGCGGCTTTCCGGCGTTGTTCATCATCGTCGGAGCGGCGCTGTCGCTCACCGTAATGGCCGTGCGGGGACGGCGCGAGGCCGCCCCCGCCCAATCCTGA
- a CDS encoding UrcA family protein, translating into MAKFFLMLLTVPLATAGVAAPAFAQDVTRSIAVSYDDLNLSSERGRERLTTRVKMAVRKVCGLPGRATLRERAAENACKVQAMSDAETKLAALFNGGGTRLADQGAMVVAAP; encoded by the coding sequence ATGGCGAAATTTTTCCTGATGCTGCTGACTGTGCCGCTGGCGACGGCCGGCGTCGCGGCCCCCGCCTTCGCGCAAGACGTTACGCGGAGCATTGCCGTGTCCTATGACGATCTCAACCTGTCGAGCGAGCGCGGTCGCGAACGACTGACGACCCGCGTCAAGATGGCCGTTCGCAAGGTCTGCGGATTGCCGGGCCGTGCGACGCTGCGCGAGCGCGCCGCCGAAAACGCGTGCAAGGTGCAGGCGATGAGCGACGCCGAAACCAAGCTCGCGGCCCTGTTCAACGGCGGCGGCACGCGCCTCGCCGACCAGGGCGCGATGGTCGTCGCCGCGCCCTGA